The following nucleotide sequence is from Candidatus Jordarchaeales archaeon.
GTAGTAAATGTTAAACTTTCCAGCTGAGATACTCATCTTCGAAATAGATGCTAAGGGTATGCCCTCTTCTTCTTCGAAGAAGGATTTTAGACCCTCGTATGAAAAGGCATCCATGCAGAACAATCCTATCTTCAGTATATTTGCCTTCATTAAGAAGCGAAGCATTCCAGCGGGGAACTGGTATATTTTCTTTACTGCAGAAATGTTGCATGGAGTGCCGACAAATGCTAAAGATTTTAGACCTCGCTTTATAGCGTCAACTAGAGCTTTAACAGTATAGCTGTGCGAATAAACACTGCCAGCACCTTCCAGTATTTCTTCCTCGGTAGTGGCTATAGTTGCTACAGGTTTCCAAGGCTCTTCTTTACTTTTGTGAGTTACTATTGCTCCGTCAATCAACCCCTCTCTTAGAGCATAGAGAAGCAGTCCAGTAACTACTCCACCATCCTGCCCGTGAACACCATTGATTTTGCATTTGGCTTTGTAAGCAGATATGAAACACCCTATTAAGTCATTTACATGGGTTTTCGTTCGGGGGCAAACATTGTAACATACACCACATGCCGTACATTTTCCCTTAAGCGTCGGCTTCCCATTAACCATCTCTAGCGCGTTTTCGGGACAAGATGCTACACAGGCTGTGCATTCTGTGCAAACCCCAGAAAGTATAACGTGACTTTGAAGGCGAGAAAAGTTTTCAAACTTTCTCTCTTTCAAAACGCGCTCTGGATAGAAGTAACTCACCTGCGCTTCTTCGTTGGACAACGACAAGCTCTTTCACCACCTTAAACCAGAAGGACGCCATAAATTTCAGAAAATATAGACGAGTAAGTTAGATATAAAAATTATTGAAGGAAGCGCTTTTGCGCCGTTAATTGCTCGAGCTGCTTTTTCTCTGCAGAAAGCTTAACATTATTAATGACAGCGTGAACATGCTGAGGAAAACGGGAGGCAGCCAAATGTTTCTCTGAGTAATTATTAGAGGAAGTTCTAGGACTAGTTTGTGCTCGGTGATCA
It contains:
- a CDS encoding Coenzyme F420 hydrogenase/dehydrogenase, beta subunit C-terminal domain, which produces MSLSNEEAQVSYFYPERVLKERKFENFSRLQSHVILSGVCTECTACVASCPENALEMVNGKPTLKGKCTACGVCYNVCPRTKTHVNDLIGCFISAYKAKCKINGVHGQDGGVVTGLLLYALREGLIDGAIVTHKSKEEPWKPVATIATTEEEILEGAGSVYSHSYTVKALVDAIKRGLKSLAFVGTPCNISAVKKIYQFPAGMLRFLMKANILKIGLFCMDAFSYEGLKSFFEEEEGIPLASISKMSISAGKFNIYYGEGKVASYPLSKLDKYRAPSCYFCSDLTSEDADISVGSVGTPEGYSTVLVRSPIALELLFNAMDNGYIELEPLDRKGLTSVLNLARIKKVQLYTTKKRRTYVVRVPGVPLAELELRAGPIPLEKEAVEVVAPSVKPPIKIANASLTSNGQEFLVILQNNSGQVLYDLNVRISHVDEFFETNAWTTDIEMWHPSEELEFRYPRMPNDREYMIRVATKRGPIFVKRLSLAELEKGGKKETEGKE